One window from the genome of Nicotiana sylvestris chromosome 9, ASM39365v2, whole genome shotgun sequence encodes:
- the LOC104215146 gene encoding plasma membrane-associated cation-binding protein 1-like: MSYWKDKVLPKIKKVFEKNGPKKAAAAEACEAFDVAKEQYSKEFDEKKTELQPKIVEIYEAAAAEIKTLVKEPKVAGLKKHSAGVQKFLDELVKIEFPGSKAVSEASSKFGPSYVSGPIIFVLEKVSTFVVTEDKKEEEAATAAAAPAAVETTDTVAEEVKEKDMVVEAGDEKKEEAAPEAAAAPAPETKTEAEPATETAKVEES, from the exons ATGAGCTACTGGAAAGACAAGGTTCTTCCAAAGATCaagaaggtttttgagaaaaatggacCCAAAAAGGCTGCTGCTGCTGAGGCCTGCGAGGCCTTTGATGTGGCCAAG GAGCAGTACAGCAAAGAATTCGATGAAAAGAAGACTGAGCTCCAACCTAAAATCGTTGAAATCTATGAAGCTGCTGCAGCAGAGATTAAG ACTTTGGTGAAGGAACCAAAGGTTGCAGGGCTGAAGAAACACTCAGCTGGAGTTCAGAAATTCCTTGATGAGCTTGTCAAGATTG AATTTCCGGGATCCAAAGCAGTCAGTGAAGCAAGTTCGAAGTTCGGGCCTTCCTATGTATCAGGTCCCATAATCTTCGTGTTAGAGAAAGTGTCCACGTTTGTTGTCACCGAAGATAAGAAAGAAGAGGAAGCAGCCACAGCCGCAGCAGCGCCAGCAGCAGTAGAAACAACTGACACAGTAGCTGAAGAGGTGAAAGAGAAGGACATGGTGGTTGAAGCTGGAGATGAGAAGAAAGAGGAAGCAGCGCCAGAAGCTGCTGCTGCCCCTGCTCCTGAGACTAAAACTGAAGCAGAGCCAGCAACAGAGACAGCCAAAGTTGAAGAAAGTTGA